From a single Fimbriimonadia bacterium genomic region:
- a CDS encoding YbaB/EbfC family nucleoid-associated protein, producing the protein MKLPKMPGGNMMKQLQDAMERMQALEQELQDARLEVSAGGGMVQATFSGTGEMVAIKINRDVVDPDDVEMLEDLVLSAVREGALKASQLREERTAEIQSMLPQVPGMQMPF; encoded by the coding sequence ATGAAGTTACCAAAGATGCCGGGCGGAAACATGATGAAGCAGCTCCAGGACGCGATGGAGCGCATGCAGGCGCTGGAGCAGGAGCTACAGGATGCGCGCCTGGAGGTATCGGCAGGCGGCGGCATGGTGCAGGCCACGTTCTCCGGAACCGGCGAGATGGTGGCGATCAAGATCAACCGCGACGTCGTGGACCCGGACGACGTCGAGATGTTGGAAGACTTGGTGCTCAGTGCCGTGCGAGAGGGAGCTCTTAAGGCCAGCCAGCTCCGTGAGGAGCGCACTGCCGAAATCCAGAGCATGCTGCCGCAAGTGCCCGGCATGCAGATGCCCTTCTAG